Proteins encoded within one genomic window of Streptomyces kaniharaensis:
- a CDS encoding serine hydrolase domain-containing protein translates to MNTRTRNRRWTVLVASGAVLAAVTAGAATPALAADAAGGADRTPITVAAGAGQAGPVDRATLAATLDALPANVTGAVVRVGGRDGRWRGTGGEDVPANADFRIGSISKVFTATVMLQLAAEGRVDLNGTVQHYLPGLLPEGYPPVTVGQLLDHTSGLPGGGGLTSGDGSTRWFVAHKADAFTPEQVVADMLTQPMSFPPGTAQQYNGNNTFVAGMVIEKVTGDTFAHQVERRITRPLGLHDTYVPAADDLDLPDPHAPAYVDVPAADGASTRVDVTEQSPYPWAEGGMISSPADLERFFTALFRGRLLPPAQQAELFAVPNLPNHNNKNCEIGPTAGHACFSKGLMRAVLPNGTEIWGKAGSRPGYSNGVFATRDLSRTVVVALNPTGISGEEFPTLWKLATASFGSGQVYPQR, encoded by the coding sequence ATGAACACCCGTACGCGCAACCGCCGTTGGACCGTCCTCGTCGCTTCGGGAGCCGTGCTCGCCGCCGTCACGGCCGGGGCGGCGACGCCCGCCCTCGCGGCGGACGCGGCGGGCGGGGCGGACCGCACACCGATCACCGTCGCTGCCGGCGCCGGCCAGGCCGGACCGGTGGACCGCGCCACGCTCGCGGCGACGCTCGACGCCCTGCCGGCGAACGTCACCGGCGCGGTGGTCCGGGTCGGCGGCCGGGACGGGCGGTGGCGCGGCACAGGGGGAGAGGACGTCCCGGCGAACGCCGACTTCCGGATCGGCAGCATCTCCAAGGTGTTCACCGCGACCGTGATGCTCCAACTGGCCGCCGAGGGCAGGGTCGACCTGAACGGCACCGTGCAGCACTACCTGCCGGGGCTCCTGCCCGAGGGCTACCCGCCGGTCACCGTCGGCCAGTTGCTCGACCACACCAGCGGCCTGCCCGGCGGTGGCGGCCTGACGTCCGGGGACGGCAGCACGCGGTGGTTCGTCGCGCACAAGGCGGACGCCTTCACGCCCGAGCAGGTGGTGGCGGACATGCTCACCCAGCCGATGAGCTTCCCGCCCGGCACCGCGCAGCAGTACAACGGGAACAACACCTTCGTCGCCGGGATGGTGATCGAGAAGGTCACCGGCGACACCTTCGCCCACCAGGTGGAGCGGCGGATCACCCGCCCGCTCGGCCTGCACGACACCTACGTCCCGGCCGCCGACGACCTCGACCTCCCGGACCCGCACGCGCCCGCCTACGTGGACGTCCCGGCCGCCGACGGCGCGAGCACCCGGGTGGACGTCACCGAGCAGAGCCCGTACCCGTGGGCCGAGGGAGGCATGATCTCCTCCCCCGCCGACCTGGAGCGCTTCTTCACCGCCCTGTTCCGCGGCCGCCTGCTGCCGCCCGCGCAGCAGGCCGAGCTGTTCGCCGTCCCGAACCTGCCGAACCACAACAACAAGAACTGCGAGATCGGCCCCACCGCCGGGCACGCGTGCTTCAGCAAGGGCCTGATGCGCGCCGTCCTGCCGAACGGCACGGAGATCTGGGGCAAGGCCGGCTCCCGGCCCGGCTACAGCAACGGCGTCTTCGCCACCCGCGACCTCTCCCGGACCGTGGTGGTCGCGCTGAACCCGACCGGCATCAGCGGCGAGGAGTTCCCGACCCTGTGGAAGCTGGCCACCGCCTCGTTCGGCTCGGGGCAGGTGTACCCGCAGCGCTGA
- a CDS encoding sigma-70 family RNA polymerase sigma factor, producing MVDAITEEPVELQLERHRTELTGYCYRMLGSVFEAEDAAQETMIRAWRGHKGFEGRAALRSWLYRIATNVCLDALNGRNHRARPMDLAGPVTVATASDTQLPEVTWIGPAPDGRVLPETGDPAEVAARRESVKLAFVAVLQRLAPRQRAVLILREVLGWKAAEVAELLGVTVASVNSALQRARAVLATDGESARRAAALDDDHRALLARYVSAFEAYDMDGLAALLHEDVTLNMPPYAMWLRGRDEIRAWMLGPGHGCRGSRLVPVTANGGPAFGQYRPSPAGGWEPWALIVPEVSEGRFTGFTNFLDTDVVFPLFGLPPRLAAE from the coding sequence ATGGTCGACGCGATCACGGAGGAGCCGGTCGAGCTCCAGCTGGAGCGGCACCGGACCGAACTGACCGGCTACTGCTACCGGATGCTCGGCTCGGTCTTCGAGGCCGAGGACGCGGCCCAGGAGACCATGATCCGCGCCTGGCGGGGGCACAAGGGCTTCGAGGGCCGGGCCGCGCTGCGCTCCTGGCTGTACCGGATCGCCACCAACGTCTGCCTGGACGCGCTGAACGGCCGCAACCACCGGGCCCGCCCGATGGACCTGGCCGGCCCGGTGACGGTGGCCACCGCGAGCGACACCCAGCTGCCCGAGGTGACCTGGATCGGCCCCGCGCCGGACGGCCGGGTGCTGCCCGAGACCGGGGATCCGGCCGAGGTGGCCGCCCGGCGCGAGTCGGTGAAGCTGGCCTTCGTCGCGGTGCTCCAGCGCCTCGCGCCCCGGCAGCGGGCGGTGCTGATCCTGCGCGAGGTGCTCGGCTGGAAGGCCGCCGAGGTGGCCGAACTGCTCGGCGTCACGGTGGCCTCGGTCAACAGCGCGCTCCAGCGGGCGCGCGCGGTGCTCGCCACGGACGGCGAGTCCGCCCGCCGGGCCGCCGCCCTGGACGACGACCACCGCGCGCTGCTGGCCCGCTACGTGAGCGCGTTCGAGGCGTACGACATGGACGGCCTCGCCGCGCTGCTGCACGAGGACGTCACGCTCAACATGCCGCCGTACGCGATGTGGCTGCGGGGCCGGGACGAGATCCGGGCGTGGATGCTCGGCCCGGGCCACGGCTGCCGGGGCTCGCGGTTGGTCCCGGTGACGGCCAACGGCGGCCCGGCGTTCGGCCAGTACCGGCCGAGCCCGGCGGGCGGGTGGGAGCCGTGGGCGCTGATCGTGCCGGAGGTGTCAGAGGGCCGGTTCACCGGGTTCACCAACTTCCTCGACACCGACGTGGTGTTCCCGCTGTTCGGTCTCCCGCCCCGGCTGGCCGCGGAGTAG
- a CDS encoding STAS domain-containing protein, with protein sequence METKRTTAAPALTCDLGALTAPDLAVVDALARLRLAAARHGVGVRLLNASGPLRELLAFSGLADVLPAAPEILPAAPGRLLRGQPGRETEQREHHVGVEEVGEPGEPAL encoded by the coding sequence ATGGAGACCAAGCGAACGACCGCCGCCCCGGCGCTGACCTGCGACCTCGGCGCCCTCACCGCCCCCGACCTGGCCGTCGTCGACGCCCTCGCCCGGCTGCGGCTCGCCGCCGCCCGGCACGGCGTGGGCGTGCGGCTGCTGAACGCGAGCGGCCCGCTGCGGGAGCTGCTCGCGTTCAGCGGACTGGCGGACGTCCTGCCCGCGGCGCCGGAGATCCTGCCCGCGGCACCCGGGCGCCTACTCCGCGGCCAGCCGGGGCGGGAGACCGAACAGCGGGAACACCACGTCGGTGTCGAGGAAGTTGGTGAACCCGGTGAACCGGCCCTCTGA
- a CDS encoding NUDIX domain-containing protein, whose amino-acid sequence MPTDPVKAREEWLASLPRIYAAAGCLLRDESGRILIVKAGYREHWQFPGGTIDLGEGPVECAVRELEEETGIVKAAGDLLAISWTHPSAELDHPAEHLLFDFGTVPDGTPVTVPAGELDDYRWVTEEEALELLGPARSARLRAALEAAVDGRVRIVTTHVSGF is encoded by the coding sequence GTGCCGACCGACCCCGTGAAGGCCCGTGAAGAGTGGCTGGCGTCCCTGCCCCGGATCTACGCGGCGGCCGGCTGCCTGCTGCGGGACGAGTCCGGCCGGATCCTGATCGTGAAGGCCGGGTACCGCGAGCACTGGCAGTTCCCGGGCGGCACGATCGACCTCGGCGAGGGCCCGGTCGAGTGCGCCGTGCGGGAGTTGGAGGAGGAGACCGGGATCGTCAAGGCCGCCGGTGACCTGCTGGCGATCTCCTGGACCCACCCCTCGGCCGAACTCGACCATCCCGCCGAGCACTTGCTCTTCGACTTCGGCACCGTTCCGGACGGCACCCCCGTGACCGTCCCGGCCGGTGAGCTCGACGACTACCGCTGGGTCACCGAGGAGGAGGCCTTGGAGCTGCTCGGCCCGGCCCGTTCGGCGCGGCTGCGGGCCGCGCTGGAGGCGGCCGTCGACGGGCGGGTGCGGATCGTCACCACGCACGTCTCGGGCTTCTGA
- a CDS encoding Clp protease N-terminal domain-containing protein, whose protein sequence is MENPVVPSTTPLRLDDLITAIKKVHTDALDQLSDAVIAADHLGDLADHLIGHFVDQARRSGASWTDIGRSMGVSKQAAQKRFVPKDPATPNDLDPSQGFARFTDRARHVVVVSQEEARKAGNAEITAEHLLLGLIAEPEGIGAKALAAQGVSAEAVRTAAGAALPAPADELPALIPFDAQAKKVLELTFREALKLGHNYVGTEHILLALLEQANGTGVLADLNVDRAETETFVSEAITAIIAARSADPTQP, encoded by the coding sequence ATGGAGAATCCCGTTGTTCCCAGCACGACTCCGCTGCGCCTCGACGACCTGATCACCGCGATCAAGAAGGTCCACACCGACGCGCTCGACCAGCTGTCCGACGCGGTCATCGCCGCCGACCACCTGGGCGACCTCGCCGATCACCTGATCGGCCACTTCGTGGACCAGGCCCGCCGCTCCGGCGCGTCCTGGACCGACATCGGCCGGAGCATGGGCGTGAGCAAGCAGGCCGCCCAGAAGCGCTTCGTCCCCAAGGACCCCGCCACCCCCAACGACCTCGACCCCAGCCAGGGCTTCGCCCGCTTCACCGACCGGGCCCGGCACGTCGTCGTGGTCTCACAGGAGGAGGCCAGGAAGGCGGGCAACGCCGAGATCACCGCCGAGCACCTGCTGCTCGGCCTGATCGCCGAACCCGAGGGCATCGGCGCCAAGGCGCTCGCCGCCCAGGGCGTCAGCGCGGAGGCGGTCCGCACCGCGGCGGGCGCCGCCCTGCCGGCCCCCGCCGACGAACTGCCCGCGCTGATCCCGTTCGACGCGCAGGCCAAGAAGGTGCTGGAGCTGACCTTCCGCGAGGCCCTCAAGCTCGGGCACAACTACGTCGGCACCGAGCACATCCTGCTCGCCCTGCTGGAGCAGGCGAACGGCACGGGCGTGCTCGCCGACCTGAACGTGGACCGGGCCGAGACGGAGACCTTCGTCTCGGAGGCGATCACCGCCATCATCGCCGCCCGGAGCGCGGACCCGACGCAGCCGTGA
- a CDS encoding GNAT family N-acetyltransferase: MNVSDMTAELRILTLPEPEVPAELKLQVAELQDLAWPGPPGPSGGPVHDPALCPVSLLLLDGARVVAALDVLSKELVHAGRTYAASGLSTVVTDPACRGLGYGRRLVAAARDAAREGGADLGLFTCDRGLRGFYESAGWAVLPGAVLVGGTAEEPFPSDREGFDKVTMAAFFTAHAERHRVDFPHSRIALHPGAIDRLW; the protein is encoded by the coding sequence GTGAACGTGTCGGACATGACCGCCGAGCTGCGGATCCTCACCCTGCCCGAGCCCGAGGTGCCCGCCGAACTCAAGCTCCAGGTGGCGGAGTTGCAGGATCTGGCCTGGCCGGGCCCGCCCGGCCCGTCCGGCGGGCCGGTGCACGATCCGGCCCTGTGCCCGGTCTCGCTGCTGCTCCTGGACGGCGCCCGGGTGGTGGCCGCGCTGGACGTGCTCTCCAAGGAGCTCGTCCACGCCGGCCGGACTTACGCGGCCAGCGGGCTGTCCACCGTGGTCACCGACCCAGCCTGCCGCGGCCTCGGGTACGGGCGGCGGCTGGTGGCGGCGGCCCGCGACGCCGCCCGCGAAGGCGGCGCGGACCTCGGACTCTTCACCTGCGACCGCGGGCTCCGGGGCTTCTACGAGAGCGCGGGCTGGGCGGTGCTGCCGGGCGCGGTGCTGGTCGGGGGCACGGCGGAGGAACCGTTCCCCAGCGACCGGGAGGGCTTCGACAAGGTGACGATGGCGGCCTTCTTCACCGCGCACGCCGAGCGCCACCGGGTGGACTTCCCGCACAGCCGGATCGCCCTCCACCCCGGGGCGATTGACCGGCTCTGGTAG
- a CDS encoding tyrosine-protein phosphatase: MSRTYTPTTTEDRTLVWDGCLNVRDLGGLPTADGRLTARGAVVRADNLDRLTAEGWDALLDHGIRTVVDLRNVEEYKPLLPLPEGIDLIRIPLDELAGPAWWETYGRLDGTPLALRPYLDHCPHAAAELITTVAGARPGGLVIHCGAGRDRTGLATLLLLALAGVEPAAITEDYLLSGPNVRPLYGMLGLPDPYHRIDAVLAEAGTTAEAALADALDGFDPAAHLLAAGVSPADIAAVRARLLPDF; the protein is encoded by the coding sequence ATGAGCCGGACGTACACGCCGACCACCACCGAGGACCGCACCCTCGTCTGGGACGGCTGCCTGAACGTCCGTGACCTGGGCGGACTGCCCACCGCCGACGGCCGGCTCACCGCCCGCGGCGCCGTCGTCCGGGCCGACAACCTCGACCGCCTCACCGCCGAGGGCTGGGACGCCCTCCTCGACCACGGCATCCGCACCGTCGTCGACCTGCGCAACGTCGAGGAGTACAAGCCGCTCCTCCCGCTCCCCGAGGGCATCGACCTGATCCGCATCCCGCTGGACGAGCTCGCCGGCCCCGCCTGGTGGGAGACGTACGGCCGGCTCGACGGCACCCCGCTCGCGCTGCGCCCCTACCTGGACCACTGCCCGCACGCCGCCGCCGAGCTGATCACCACCGTGGCCGGCGCCCGGCCCGGCGGACTGGTCATCCACTGCGGCGCCGGCCGTGACCGCACCGGCCTGGCCACCCTCCTGCTGCTCGCCCTGGCCGGCGTCGAACCGGCCGCGATCACCGAGGACTACCTGCTCAGCGGCCCCAACGTCCGCCCGCTGTACGGCATGCTGGGCCTGCCGGACCCCTACCACCGGATCGACGCGGTGCTCGCCGAGGCCGGCACCACCGCCGAGGCCGCCCTGGCCGACGCGCTCGACGGCTTCGACCCGGCCGCCCACCTGCTCGCCGCCGGGGTCTCCCCCGCCGACATCGCCGCCGTCCGCGCCCGCCTGCTGCCGGACTTCTGA
- a CDS encoding VC0807 family protein, translating to MSQTLSAAAVTAEAAEAPNPLVSALRPLALDVAAPLAGYYLLHSACGLSEFAALAWSSAVPAGRTVAGLLRERKLNTWAALMLAVNLAGLALTFVTGDARLMIAKDGGLSGTVALAILFSALVGRPVMTPMLMPFMTKGKRDRAGAWQRLVEGRAAGSRAFRRYERLFSGIWGTALLTECVARVVGAFTLPVSTMAWLSTVFLIGAIVAGSMLGQIAAEPIEKLVRTEADAPTAA from the coding sequence ATGAGCCAGACCCTCAGCGCCGCCGCCGTCACCGCCGAGGCCGCCGAGGCTCCGAACCCGCTGGTCTCCGCCCTCCGCCCGCTCGCCCTGGACGTGGCCGCCCCGCTGGCCGGCTACTACCTGCTGCACTCGGCCTGCGGCCTCAGCGAGTTCGCCGCCCTGGCCTGGAGCAGCGCCGTCCCGGCCGGCCGGACCGTCGCCGGCCTGCTGCGCGAGCGCAAGCTCAACACGTGGGCCGCGCTGATGCTGGCCGTCAACCTGGCCGGCCTGGCGCTCACCTTCGTCACCGGCGACGCCCGGCTGATGATCGCCAAGGACGGTGGGCTGAGCGGCACCGTGGCGCTGGCGATCCTCTTCTCCGCACTGGTCGGACGGCCGGTGATGACCCCGATGCTGATGCCCTTCATGACCAAGGGCAAGCGCGACCGCGCCGGCGCCTGGCAGCGGCTGGTCGAGGGCCGGGCGGCCGGCTCCCGCGCCTTCCGCCGCTACGAGCGCCTCTTCTCCGGCATCTGGGGCACCGCGCTGCTGACCGAGTGCGTGGCCCGCGTGGTCGGCGCGTTCACCCTGCCGGTCTCCACCATGGCCTGGCTGTCCACCGTCTTCCTGATCGGCGCCATCGTGGCCGGTTCGATGCTCGGCCAGATCGCCGCCGAGCCGATCGAGAAGCTGGTCCGCACCGAGGCCGACGCCCCCACCGCCGCCTGA
- a CDS encoding RNA polymerase sigma factor produces MAHDVAGAECRAPRSGHRQPRRPVRTSPPTGPPPGPAPAPTDLTEAVQAAQRGDEEAFRLLFRSVQPGLLRYLRVLVGGRPEDAQDAEDIASEAWLQIARDLSGFTGDGDGFRGWAATIARNRALDHLRARRRRPVADLPFEYLAELSAGDDTAGSAVARVGTSDALALISRLPRDQAEAVLLRVVMELDAESAAQVLGKRAGSVRMAAHRGLKRLAKLLEQPFGAGAGIPAAQVADRALGTAGKGAGGAAGRAEKKIPPQGVTERRAATLKDMR; encoded by the coding sequence ATGGCGCATGATGTGGCGGGTGCAGAGTGCAGAGCGCCCCGGAGCGGGCACCGGCAGCCCCGTCGGCCGGTCCGGACAAGTCCCCCCACCGGCCCGCCACCGGGCCCGGCCCCCGCTCCCACCGACCTGACCGAGGCCGTCCAGGCCGCGCAGCGCGGCGACGAGGAGGCCTTCCGACTGCTGTTCCGGAGCGTCCAGCCGGGTCTGCTGCGCTACCTGCGGGTGCTGGTCGGCGGCCGCCCGGAGGACGCGCAGGACGCCGAGGACATCGCCTCCGAGGCCTGGCTGCAGATCGCCCGCGACCTGAGCGGCTTCACCGGCGACGGGGACGGCTTCCGCGGCTGGGCCGCCACCATCGCCCGCAACCGCGCGCTGGACCACCTGCGCGCCCGGCGCCGCCGCCCGGTCGCGGACCTGCCGTTCGAGTACCTGGCCGAGCTGTCCGCCGGGGACGACACCGCCGGCTCCGCGGTGGCCCGGGTCGGTACGTCCGACGCGCTGGCGCTGATCTCCCGGCTGCCGCGAGACCAGGCCGAGGCCGTGCTGCTGCGGGTCGTGATGGAGCTGGACGCCGAGAGCGCCGCGCAGGTGCTCGGCAAGCGGGCCGGCAGCGTCCGGATGGCCGCCCACCGGGGGCTGAAGCGGCTGGCCAAGCTGCTGGAGCAGCCGTTCGGGGCGGGCGCGGGGATTCCGGCCGCGCAGGTGGCGGACCGGGCCCTGGGGACGGCCGGGAAGGGCGCCGGCGGGGCCGCCGGAAGAGCCGAGAAAAAAATTCCTCCGCAGGGTGTGACAGAACGCCGGGCCGCGACGCTGAAGGACATGAGATGA
- a CDS encoding bifunctional polysaccharide deacetylase/glycosyltransferase family 2 protein, which translates to MSASRRRRTPAPSPTARRGRRGVPRQRPLRMHWALLTVTLLTLAAALLFQGYTQHLYDDRPDQAAAPAAADGVPPAIHTGGPVIDTAEGGPRSASPKPGTIALTFDDGPDPRWTPQILDVLHRAGVHATFFLVGTQAAAHPELVQRMVEEGHQVGVHTFTHTDLGAAPAWRRTLELREAQLTLAGAAGVTSSLLRPPYSSTADALDDPGWSAVQQAGREGYLTVLTTQDSEDWRRPGVGEIVKGATAGPGNTGQIVLMHDAGGDRSQTVAALGDVVTRLKARGFRFTTVSEAVGMPDPVHSAGAGDHWQGLALIWLMGAGGWVVTVLGWLLWAAGVVSALRAAVVLMAAARHKRLRRRGWGPPVTDPVSVIVPAYNEVAGIEPAVRSLLASDHPVEVIVVDDGSTDGTADLVESLGLPYVRVIRQENAGKPAALNTGIAAARAELLVMVDGDTVFEPDAVRMLVQPFADPSVGAVSGNAKVVNRGGLLGRWQHIEYVVGFNLDRRLFDLAQCMPTVPGAVGAFRRSALLAVGGVGEETLAEDTDLTMALCRDGWRVVYEERAKAWTEAPASLSALWRQRYRWCYGTLQAMWKHRGALGQRGQAGKLGRRGLLYLLMFQVLLPLLAPVVDVFALYGLAFLDPVRIIGIWAAFLLLQVLMGAYAFRLDKERLGPLWSLPLQQFVYRQLMYLVVIQSVFTALAGSRLRWQRMQRYGSLQRTAAPDARPEPVGVGGYRAQVHDAARNPGHGT; encoded by the coding sequence GTGAGCGCATCCCGTCGCCGAAGAACCCCCGCACCCTCCCCCACCGCCCGGCGGGGCCGGCGCGGGGTGCCCCGCCAGCGGCCGCTGCGCATGCACTGGGCGCTGCTGACCGTCACGCTGCTCACCCTTGCCGCCGCCCTGCTGTTCCAGGGCTACACCCAGCACCTGTACGACGACCGCCCCGACCAGGCCGCCGCCCCGGCCGCCGCGGACGGCGTCCCGCCGGCGATCCACACCGGCGGCCCGGTGATCGACACCGCCGAGGGGGGACCCCGCAGCGCGTCCCCCAAGCCCGGCACGATCGCCCTCACCTTCGACGACGGCCCGGACCCGCGCTGGACCCCGCAGATCCTCGACGTCCTGCACCGGGCCGGCGTCCACGCCACCTTCTTCCTGGTCGGCACCCAGGCCGCCGCCCACCCCGAGCTGGTCCAGCGGATGGTCGAGGAGGGCCACCAGGTCGGCGTCCACACCTTCACCCACACCGACCTCGGCGCCGCCCCCGCCTGGCGCCGCACGCTGGAGCTGCGCGAGGCGCAGCTGACGCTGGCCGGCGCCGCCGGTGTGACCAGCTCGCTGCTGCGCCCGCCGTACTCCTCGACCGCCGACGCCCTGGACGACCCCGGCTGGTCCGCCGTCCAGCAGGCCGGTCGGGAGGGCTACCTGACCGTGCTCACCACCCAGGACAGCGAGGACTGGCGCCGCCCCGGCGTGGGCGAGATCGTCAAGGGCGCCACCGCCGGGCCCGGGAACACCGGCCAGATCGTGCTGATGCACGACGCCGGCGGTGACCGCTCGCAGACCGTCGCCGCGCTGGGCGACGTGGTGACCCGGCTCAAGGCCCGCGGCTTCCGCTTCACCACCGTCAGCGAGGCGGTCGGCATGCCCGACCCGGTCCACTCGGCCGGGGCGGGCGACCACTGGCAGGGCCTGGCCCTGATCTGGCTCATGGGGGCCGGCGGCTGGGTGGTCACCGTGCTGGGCTGGCTGCTGTGGGCGGCGGGCGTGGTGAGCGCGCTGCGCGCGGCGGTCGTGCTGATGGCCGCGGCGCGGCACAAGCGGCTCCGCCGCCGCGGCTGGGGCCCGCCGGTCACCGATCCGGTGAGCGTGATCGTGCCCGCGTACAACGAGGTGGCCGGGATCGAGCCGGCCGTGCGCTCGCTGCTGGCCTCGGACCACCCGGTCGAGGTGATCGTGGTCGACGACGGCTCCACGGACGGCACCGCCGACCTCGTGGAGTCGCTCGGCCTGCCGTACGTCCGGGTGATCCGGCAGGAGAACGCGGGCAAGCCGGCCGCCCTCAACACCGGGATCGCCGCCGCGCGGGCCGAGCTGCTCGTGATGGTGGACGGCGACACGGTCTTCGAACCGGACGCCGTCCGGATGCTGGTGCAGCCCTTCGCGGATCCTTCGGTCGGCGCCGTCTCGGGCAACGCCAAGGTGGTCAACCGCGGCGGCCTGCTGGGGCGGTGGCAGCACATCGAGTACGTGGTCGGGTTCAACCTGGACCGCCGGCTGTTCGACCTCGCCCAGTGCATGCCCACCGTCCCGGGCGCGGTCGGCGCCTTCCGCCGCTCCGCGCTGCTCGCCGTCGGCGGGGTCGGCGAGGAGACCCTGGCCGAGGACACCGACCTCACCATGGCCCTCTGCCGGGACGGCTGGCGGGTCGTGTACGAGGAGCGCGCCAAGGCCTGGACGGAGGCGCCCGCTTCGCTGAGCGCGCTCTGGCGCCAGCGCTACCGCTGGTGCTACGGCACCCTGCAGGCGATGTGGAAGCACCGCGGCGCGCTCGGCCAGCGCGGTCAGGCCGGCAAGCTGGGCCGCCGCGGCCTGCTCTACCTGCTCATGTTCCAGGTGCTGCTGCCGCTGCTCGCCCCGGTCGTGGACGTCTTCGCGCTGTACGGCCTGGCGTTCCTGGACCCGGTCCGGATCATCGGCATCTGGGCCGCGTTCCTGCTGCTCCAGGTGCTGATGGGCGCGTACGCGTTCCGGCTCGACAAGGAGCGGCTGGGGCCGCTGTGGAGCCTGCCGCTGCAGCAGTTCGTGTACCGGCAGCTGATGTACCTGGTGGTGATCCAGTCGGTGTTCACGGCGCTGGCCGGCTCCCGGCTGCGCTGGCAGCGGATGCAGCGCTACGGCAGCCTCCAGAGGACGGCCGCCCCGGACGCTCGTCCGGAGCCCGTAGGAGTCGGCGGCTATCGTGCACAGGTGCACGATGCGGCCCGGAACCCCGGGCACGGCACGTGA
- a CDS encoding protein kinase domain-containing protein, whose protein sequence is MIGRALNGRYELAEIIGVGGMATVWRATDRVLGRQVAVKVLNGGLADDPRFAERFGREAQHAAMLAHPRIVMVFDSGVDQGSPYIVMELVQGRSLAAVLAQTPPGGLPVERAVGIAAAVCEALTVAHAAGLVHRDIKPGNIMITDDGGVKVVDFGIARAGSSGNLTQTASVLGTAAYLAPEQATASALDGRTDLYAVGCVLTEMLTGETPFTAETPVAIAFKHVSELPLPPSARRPGLPPALDAAVLRLLAKKPADRPADAAAARAELLATVPGLAVGDPTAELLATAGPTQMLPPVAAVNPDHQHTTLLPSQAAPATSLMAPIPLAEDPEPPARNRRKPLVLGALGVAGLAGIAAIALTAFDEPPGHAAAARPPAAATAAPSATATPSPSAPTTASALPTPTPTIPRNQPPAVQLSALRQAVAQTPVGGKAADRQAELLRVLDDASARLNENNPDAAAQGLKDAQKVVRDMSKKHAIDGPTAQNWNSRLGSLLSALHTAADNQND, encoded by the coding sequence ATGATCGGACGGGCGCTCAACGGGCGTTACGAACTCGCCGAGATAATCGGCGTCGGCGGCATGGCCACCGTCTGGCGCGCCACGGACCGCGTGCTGGGGCGCCAGGTGGCCGTCAAGGTCCTCAACGGCGGTCTCGCCGACGACCCGCGCTTCGCCGAGCGGTTCGGCCGGGAGGCGCAGCACGCCGCCATGCTGGCGCACCCGCGGATCGTCATGGTCTTCGACTCGGGCGTCGACCAGGGCTCGCCGTACATCGTCATGGAACTGGTCCAGGGCCGCTCGCTGGCCGCAGTCCTGGCGCAGACGCCGCCGGGCGGCCTGCCGGTCGAACGGGCGGTGGGCATCGCGGCCGCGGTGTGCGAGGCGCTGACCGTCGCCCACGCGGCCGGGCTGGTGCACCGGGACATCAAGCCCGGCAACATCATGATCACCGACGACGGCGGGGTGAAGGTCGTCGACTTCGGCATCGCCCGGGCCGGGTCGTCGGGCAACCTGACCCAGACCGCGAGCGTGCTCGGCACGGCCGCCTACCTCGCGCCCGAGCAGGCCACCGCCTCCGCGCTGGACGGCCGCACCGACCTCTACGCGGTCGGCTGCGTGCTGACCGAGATGCTGACCGGCGAGACCCCGTTCACCGCCGAGACCCCGGTGGCGATCGCCTTCAAGCACGTCAGCGAGCTGCCGCTGCCGCCGTCCGCCCGCCGCCCCGGGCTGCCACCCGCACTGGACGCCGCGGTGCTGCGGCTGCTCGCCAAGAAGCCGGCCGATCGACCGGCGGACGCGGCGGCGGCACGCGCCGAGCTCCTCGCCACCGTCCCGGGTCTGGCCGTCGGCGACCCGACGGCGGAACTGCTGGCGACGGCCGGCCCGACCCAGATGCTCCCGCCGGTGGCCGCGGTGAACCCCGACCACCAGCACACCACCCTCCTCCCGTCCCAGGCCGCCCCCGCGACCTCCCTGATGGCGCCGATCCCGCTCGCCGAAGACCCCGAGCCGCCCGCCCGCAACCGCCGCAAGCCCCTCGTCCTGGGCGCGCTGGGCGTGGCAGGGCTGGCCGGCATCGCCGCCATCGCCCTCACCGCCTTCGACGAGCCCCCCGGCCATGCGGCCGCCGCCAGACCCCCGGCCGCCGCCACGGCGGCCCCGAGCGCGACGGCCACCCCGTCCCCGAGCGCACCCACCACGGCGTCCGCCCTGCCCACCCCCACCCCGACCATTCCGCGCAACCAGCCGCCCGCCGTCCAGCTGAGCGCCCTGCGCCAGGCCGTCGCCCAGACGCCGGTCGGCGGCAAGGCCGCCGACCGCCAGGCCGAACTCCTGCGCGTCCTCGACGACGCCTCCGCCCGACTCAACGAGAACAACCCCGACGCCGCCGCCCAGGGGCTGAAGGACGCCCAGAAGGTGGTCCGCGACATGAGCAAGAAGCACGCCATCGACGGCCCCACCGCCCAGAACTGGAACTCCCGCCTCGGCTCCCTCCTCAGCGCCCTCCACACCGCCGCGGACAACCAGAACGACTGA